In the genome of Phlebotomus papatasi isolate M1 chromosome 2, Ppap_2.1, whole genome shotgun sequence, one region contains:
- the LOC129803248 gene encoding splicing factor YJU2: MSERKVLNKYYPPDFDPSKIPRMKLAKNRQYTVRLMAPFNMRCVTCGEYIYKGKKFNARKEDVENETYLGIRIYRFYIKCTRCLQEISFKTDPRNTDYEIEAGATRNFMALKLAEEQARKEEEELREEEANNPMKLLENRTQQSRNEIELLESLEELKDLNRRQQTVDYEQMLQQYDTAETAREREERLARLDEEYIKTVAFGSAPSASGSKIVAEEEVLETIDLAKGSLTKPEPKSDIKVPPVSGNRLKMQNLIRKKEVPMTKEPEAKKSTPIGGLGLLSAYSDSDSNSD, encoded by the exons ATGTCTGAACGGAAGGTTTTAAAC AAATACTATCCTCCGGACTTCGATCCGTCGAAGATTCCACGGATGAAACTGGCCAAAAATCGGCAGTACACTGTCCGATTGATGGCTCCCTTCAACATGAGATGTGTCACATGTGGGGAGTACATTTACAAAGGGAAGAAGTTCAATGCAAGGAAGGAGGATGTGGAAAATGAGACGTACTTGGGAATTAGAATTTATAGATTCTACATCAAATGCACAAGGTGCCTCCAGGAGATTTCTTTCAAAACAGATCCCAGGAATACGGATTATGAGATTGAAGCAGGTGCCACGAGAAATTTCATGGCACTGAAGCTGGCTGAGGAGCAGGCCAGGAAGGAGGAGGAAGAATTGCGAGAGGAAGAGGCAAATAATCCAATGAAACTCCTGGAAAATCGCACACAGCAGTCGAGGAATGAAATTGAGCTGCTGGAATCTCTGGAGGAGCTCAAGGATTTGAACCGGAGGCAGCAGACTGTGGACTATGAGCAGATGCTGCAGCAATACGATACAGCTGAAACTGCCCGGGAACGTGAAGAGCGTCTAGCGCGTCTCGATGAGGAATACATCAAAACTGTGGCATTTGGAAGTGCTCCTAGTGCTTCAGGGAGCAAAATTGTGGCCGAGGAGGAAGTTCTGGAAACAATAGATCTCGCTAAGGGATCATTGACAAAACCTGAACCAAAGAGTGACATTAAAGTCCCTCCTGTTTCGGGGAACCGTCTGAAAATGCAAAATCTAATCCGGAAGAAGGAAGTTCCGATGACAAAAGAACCTGAAGCTAAAAAATCCACCCCAATTGGAGGACTTGGATTGCTATCAGCATATTCTGATAGCGATTCCAACTCTGATTGA
- the LOC129803185 gene encoding phosphatidylinositol phosphatase PTPRQ, which translates to MSVRRHERNSAFDFHYSTSPFSIVFTEDPNFKFIYFNYTRIDGNSTEFGNHFVVFDPGKKSLTGLTPCSLYSVFGEMRNLVTNRTFNHTELISTDYAVPVTTILLAIPFYDSIELQWNTSNRECVSYYQVRVTSDEGKFETKTTRFDWGIDGLAPCTEYTIEVETINVLGETVSRIVEKEVTSFIDPGPVEDLEVHELSGGKIAASWTPPLDGVECVSDYTVKLGEDACLDEESCLWNYRNTSKSLEGEFDGVEACKKYTIVVYTNGQEDGSNSSLTFDADFQSPGPVRELNYTIESASEARVFWVPPDENFHCVSHYLVKWDEEEVNVTEAVIELKDLQPCKEYVVGVSVVDERGDIGPPQTIGMKMPDDVPGAVENVEFSATSSELLVKWTPSQYALLCVKNYKLLMFGDDSHSESYDHVTTDTSFTFQRMTSCRKVSVSIFAMTSFSKESPSSTITTTIPARVTAIPTTPQLVHRTKSLLHLKASLTDTFIDCELVSAHFVCAAEDESIEVESYVPVPPLNSNFTEFEASIDSLPPYTKFNCSVRILNWAGWSEYSMSSFETEEDFPGEPTGLAVAMTNNKGFRVTWDRPIHPNGQVHSFRYEIHQVEPLYLVPSTCPSHQLTNLTEETHLQELVYDRGSPAFTYFVQVAAVNLAGVGIYTRPIIVQTLPDIPQTVSSFEVLSIDGPFTPLAYNVTVTIEWTIPCLSNGALEVFEGIFYGTKEDREHVIGWEHHVRGSVREKYTHTQGDLLPEYHYRVTIRARVRNVSNSSDTIMKEFHSPAGIPETFGMDNWGTVDVFSSPNPTHSAEISISSRILNSTAGDIMYVALLVSECGCQDDPVPQFGAIQSELEWPNVMQWQEAKEFSCIPQYQTTPMRWRPFGDEDFRKTSDFFYTIGRDDCSNPGGYCNGHLRPNTEYSLIIRTFTRHGFSDSSVIRFRTDGLIALSMIIGIVTGCLLIAFILGLFIARRSNSLHKWNNDLLNSDETVPDVDLKKFSDHYISMMRNSKENLTKEFKLLNAVTLEKDFSMAAAKQNETKNRYVNIVPYDMNRVLLNVEEGETEYINASYISGFKRNKEYIATQGPKLETCFDFWRMILQCNVKRIVMLTLLREDDKVKCYGYYPMMNMKNKSIQFKDIFIHLESESEFSIYKKRIFLVKRGDIEKRVSQYHFTKWPDHGCPQNPTDLIEFTRMYQIEKKNSSSPTVVHCSAGVGRTGTFIGLDIIMQTLKTRKSINIYEIVRQLRNERMKMVQTFHQYSLLYQCAYILVNKTSSMRWSKKSVLSRRLTRIPQTPSNSSIQSLGREIPSQGSALTIGGQKLSSPDADSSL; encoded by the exons ATGAGCGTCAGAAGGCACGAAAGAA ATAGTGCCTTTGACTTCCACTACAGCACATCACCATTCAGTATTGTATTCACTGAAGATCCCAATTTCAAGTTCATCTACTTCAACTATACGCGCATTGATGGCAATTCCACGGAATTTGGCAATCATTTTGTGGTATTTGATCCTGGAAAAAAATC ATTGACCGGCCTGACGCCCTGTAGTCTGTACAGTGTGTTCGGAGAGATGAGAAATTTGGTCACCAATCGTACATTCAATCACACAGAGCTCATTAGCACAGATTACGCGGTGCCTGTGACCACAATCTTACTAGCGATACCATTTTATGATTCCATTGAATTACAGTGGAATACGTCTAACAGGGAATGTGTATCGTACTATCAGGTCAGAGTGACTTCTGATGAAGGGAAATTTGAGACAAAGACTACGAGATTTGACTGGGGAATTGATGGTCTGGCACCATGTACTGAGTATACGATTGAAGTTGAGACGATAAATGTTCTTGGGGAGACTGTTAGTCGAATTGTTGAGAAGGAGGTGACTTCTTTTATTGATCCTGGTCCTGTTGAGGATTTGGAAGTTCATGAGTTGTCTGGTGGAAAGATTGCTGCATCCTGGACGCCACCGTTGGATGGGGTGGAGTGTGTGAGTGATTATACGGTAAAATTGGGGGAGGATGCATGCTTGGATGAGGAATCATGTCTGTGGAATTACAGAAATACCAGTAAATCTCTTGAGGGGGAATTTGATGGTGTTGAAGCATGCAAAAAATATACAATTGTTGTCTATACAAATGGTCAGGAAGATGGAAGTAATAGTTCCCTGACATTTGATGCGGATTTTCAAAGTCCGGGTCCAGTTAGGGAACTCAATTACACCATTGAGAGTGCCTCTGAGGCTAGAGTTTTCTGGGTTCCTCCTGATGAAAACTTTCACTGCGTTTCTCACTATCTTGTGAAGTGGGATGAAGAAGAAGTTAATGTGACTGAGGCAGTCATTGAGTTGAAAGATTTGCAGCCATGTAAGGAGTACGTGGTGGGTGTAAGTGTTGTGGATGAACGTGGGGATATAGGACCTCCTCAGACAATTGGCATGAAAATGCCGGATGATGTTCCGGGAGCAGTTGAAAATGTCGAATTTTCAGCTACTTCTTCGGAGCTTTTGGTCAAGTGGACGCCATCTCAGTATGCTTTGCTCTGCGTAAAGAACTACAAACTGTTAATGTTTGGAGATGATAGCCATTCGGAGAGTTATGATCATGTAACAACAGATACGTCTTTTACTTTTCAACGAATGACTTCTTGTCGTAAAGTTTCTGTGAGTATCTTTGCTATGACATCCTTTTCAAAGGAGAGTCCATCGTCTACTATCACCACGACGATTCCTGCTAGAGTTACAGCAATTCCAACAACTCCCCAACTTGTTCATCGAACAAAGTCTCTCCTGCATCTTAAGGCTTCCCTGACAGACACATTCATTGATTGTGAATTAGTTTCTGCCCATTTTGTTTGTGCAGCTGAAGATGAAAGTATCGAGGTGGAATCCTATGTTCCGGTGCCCCCGCTCAATTCGAACTTTACAGAATTTGAAGCTTCTATCGATAGCTTACCACCATATACGAAATTTAATTGTTCAGTTAGGATTCTTAACTGGGCTGGATGGTCTGAATATTCCATGTCATCTTTTGAGACTGAAGAAGATTTCCCAGGAGAACCTACAGGCCTTGCTGTTGCTATGACGAACAATAAAGGCTTTCGCGTCACTTGGGATCGACCAATCCATCCCAATGGTCAAGTGCATTCCTTTAGGTATGAGATTCATCAAGTTGAACCTCTGTATCTCGTGCCCAGTACCTGCCCATCGCATCAGCTCACGAATTTAACTGAGGAAACTCATCTGCAGGAACTTGTGTATGATAGAGGCTCTCCGGCTTTTACCTACTTCGTCCAGGTAGCCGCTGTCAATTTGGCTGGTGTTGGAATCTACACCAGACCCATTATTGTCCAGACGCTTCCAGATATTCCACAAACTGTGTCAAGTTTTGAGGTTTTATCTATCGATGGACCTTTTACACCTCTTGCCTACAATGTCACAGTTACCATTGAATGGACAATCCCTTGTCTCTCTAATGGTGCCCTTGAGGTTTTCGAAGGGATTTTCTACGGCACGAAGGAAGATAGGGAGCATGTAATTGGCTGGGAGCACCATGTCCGGGGATCTGTCAGGGAAAAATATACACATACCCAGGGAGATCTTTTGCCTGAATACCACTATAGAGTTACCATCAGGGCTAGAGTGAGGAATGTCAGCAACTCTAGTGACACCATTATGAAGGAATTCCACTCACCAGCTGGAA TTCCGGAAACTTTTGGCATGGACAATTGGGGTACTGTGGATGTTTTCTCATCTCCCAATCCCACTCACAGTGCTGAGATTTCAATATCATCCAGGATTTTGAATTCTACAGCTGGAGATATAATGTATGTGGCCCTTTTGGTGTCAGAATGTGGATGTCAGGATGATCCTGTGCCACAATTTGGGGCCATTCAGAGCGAATTAGAATGGCCAAATGTCATGCAATGGCAGGAAGCTAAAGAATTCTCATGTATACCTCAGTATCAGACAACACCGATGAGATGGCGACCTTTTGGTGATGAGGACTTCCGAAAGACCTCAGATTTCTTCTACACCATTGGACGGGATGATTGCAGTAATCCTGGAGGATACTGCAATGGCCATCTGCGACCCAATACTGAGTATTCACTGATAATCAGAACATTTACCAGGCATGGATTTAGTGACTCTTCTGTGattcggttcagaaccgatggCCTGATAGCCCTGTCCATGATTATAGGGATTGTAACGGGATGCCTCTTGATTGCCTTTATTCTGGGCTTATTTATTGCCCGTCGAAGCAATTCTCTACACAAGTGGAACAATGATTTGCTGAATAGCGATGAAACTGTTCCAGATGTTGATCTCAAGAAATTCTCAGATCACTACATTTCCATGATGAGGAATTCAAAGGAGAATCTTACCAAAGAGTTCAAGCTGCTGAATGCTGTGACGCTTGAAAAGGACTTTTCGATGGCTGCAGCAAAGCAGAATGAAACAAAGAATCGCTATGTCAATATTGTTCCTT ACGACATGAACAGGGTACTTCTTAATGTCGAGGAGGGCGAAACTGAGTACATCAACGCTTCCTATATTTCT GGCTTCAAACGAAACAAGGAATATATCGCGACTCAAGGTCCAAAATTGGAGACATGCTTTGATTTCTGGCGGATGATCCTGCAGTGCAATGTGAAGAGGATTGTTATGCTGACTCTTTTGAGAGAAGATGACAAGGTCAAGTGCTATGGGTACTATCCAATGATGAATATGAAGAACAAAAGCATTCAATTTAAGGACATTTTTATCCATCTGGAGAGTGAATCTGAGTTTTCCATCTACAAAAAGAGAATCTTTCTTGTAAAAAGG GGAGATATTGAGAAAAGGGTATCCCAGTATCACTTTACAAAGTGGCCAGATCATGGATGTCCGCAGAATCCCACGGATCTTATTGAATTCACGAGAATGTatcaaattgaaaagaaaaattctagTTCACCCACTGTCGTTCACTGTAGTGCAGGAGTAGGACGTACGGGAACTTTTATTGGTTTGGACATTATCATGCAGACGCTCAAGACTCGAAAATCAATCAATATTTATGAGATTGTGCGACAGCTGAGGAATGAAAGGATGAAGATGGTACAGACTTTTCATCAGTATAGCCTTCTCTACCAATGTGCATATATTCTAGTCAACAAAACCAGTAGCATGAGGTGGAGCAAGAAGAGTGTTCTCAGTCGAAGGCTCACGAGAATTCCGCAGACACCATCAAATTCCAGTATCCAGTCTCTTGGACGGGAAATACCGTCACAGGGCAGTGCTTTGACTATAGGAGGACAAAAATTATCATCCCCGGATGCAGATAGTTCTCTCTGA